DNA sequence from the Corynebacterium yudongzhengii genome:
GAAAACATCTATCTTCCTAAATCCACCCGAGTTCGCGGGCACGCTGGAAGGCTTCGAAGCGATTCGCCGCTCCTACCTTCCCCATCGCAGACGACAGGTAGTTGCGGGTCGTGCCCGGCGCGAGGTGGACTTTCGCGGCGATGTCGTCGACCGAACTGCCGGTGCCCGCGGCTTCGAGGACTTCCGCCTCGCGCTCGGTGAGCGGGGATTCGCCGGCGGAAATGACCTGCGCGGCCAGGTCGGCGTCGATGTGGCGGCGGCCGGCGTGCACGGTCCGAATGGCGGAGGCGAACTCCTCGGCTGAGGAGGTTTTCGTCAAAAAGCCCTTCGCCCCGGCCGCCAGGGCACGTTTCAGGGCGCGGGGTCGGGCATGGCTGGTGACCACCAGCACCTGCACATCTTCGTCGAGCTCGAGGAGTTGCTCGGTGGTGGCAATACCATCGAGGCCACCGAGGTGCAGGTCCATGACCACGATGTCGGCACGCGGGTTATCGGTGGCCAGAGCCTTTCGCCACCAGGCGATGAGTTCCTCGCCCGAGCCGGTCACCACGGCGATATCCAGGTCGTCTTCCAGGGACAACAACGTGGCCAAGGAGCTGGCGATCAGCGCTTCGTCTTCGCACAACGCGATGCGGATCATGCCGCGGCCTCCTTCAGACTCAGGCGGGCCGTGAAGTGCTCACCTTCCCGCACTATCTGGACACTAGCACCGTGGGCGGCGGCGCGGCGTCGCAAAGCGTCCAACCCGCGCAGCGGCCCGGTGTAACCGCCCACGCCATCATTGCTGATTACGACGCCGCCGGCCGCCAACTCCAGCTCAACACTCGTGGCCTGGGAGTGCTTGACGACGTTCGTCGTCGCCTCCCGGACGAACCAGCCGGCGAGCTCCCAATGCTCTTCGGGGACCTCGAAAACATCGCCGTGGACGATGAGGGCGATGTTGGCGTCAGCAAGCAGGGACTTCATGCCGGCGACCTCGGTGGCCAGGTTGATGGTGCGGTACCCGGTGACCACGTCGTGCATCTCCGCGGTTGAGAGTTTGGCGAGCTTTTGGAGCTCGGCGAGTTCGTGGTCGGCGCGGGCGTCGTCACGTGCGACTAAGGCGCGGGCCAGTTCTGCCTTGAGGCTGATCGCCGCGAGGTGTTGCCCCATCGTGTCGTGGAGCTCCTGGGCGAAGCGGAGGCGTTCTTCGGCGACTTGCAGCTGTGCTTCGGTGGCGCGGGCGCGCTCGACCTCCCGGAACAGGCGGATGGTCCAG
Encoded proteins:
- a CDS encoding response regulator transcription factor translates to MIRIALCEDEALIASSLATLLSLEDDLDIAVVTGSGEELIAWWRKALATDNPRADIVVMDLHLGGLDGIATTEQLLELDEDVQVLVVTSHARPRALKRALAAGAKGFLTKTSSAEEFASAIRTVHAGRRHIDADLAAQVISAGESPLTEREAEVLEAAGTGSSVDDIAAKVHLAPGTTRNYLSSAMGKVGAANRFEAFQRARELGWI
- a CDS encoding sensor histidine kinase, which translates into the protein MNLLSLRQWRELGSAEQYVTYSRYSLLLATAPVMLVMPGVVLFRAGQNSILLAVLAVLVVAGVTTWAISTRPEFNVCPQPRAHMASTAVIATQACALVAPAAAIVLLDLASHTQAMLAVIVVAGCLSAAVVPWPLTMPWWLVALVCGITAGWAAEIAGESRVIGIYVVMLAAATPVTAWTIRLFREVERARATEAQLQVAEERLRFAQELHDTMGQHLAAISLKAELARALVARDDARADHELAELQKLAKLSTAEMHDVVTGYRTINLATEVAGMKSLLADANIALIVHGDVFEVPEEHWELAGWFVREATTNVVKHSQATSVELELAAGGVVISNDGVGGYTGPLRGLDALRRRAAAHGASVQIVREGEHFTARLSLKEAAA